The following are encoded together in the Glycine soja cultivar W05 chromosome 5, ASM419377v2, whole genome shotgun sequence genome:
- the LOC114411983 gene encoding short-chain dehydrogenase TIC 32, chloroplastic-like, giving the protein MKATLRYLAGLAGPSGFGSNSTAEQVTEDCCSLLPSNLTALITGATSGIGAETARVLAKRGVRVVIGARDLRKAKEVREKIQKESPHAEVILLEIDLSSFASVQRFCSEFLALELPLNILINNAGMYSQNLEFSEEKIEMTFATNYLGHFLLTKMLLEKIIDTAKKTGIQGRIINVSSVIHSWVKRSCFSFNDMLCGKNYNGTRAYAQSKLATILHVKEVARQLKERNANVTINAVHPGIVKTGIIRAHKGLITDSLFFIASKLLKSISQGASTTCYVALSGQTDGMSGKYFTDCNESNCSSLANDESEARKLWNDTHALLHKRLRQATN; this is encoded by the exons ATGAAGGCAACACTTCGATACTTAGCAGGCCTTGCTGGGCCAAGTGGTTTCGGCTCAAATTCAACAGCTGAGCAAGTCACTGAAGATTGCTGTTCCTTGCTCCCTTCAAATCTAACCGCTCTCATCACTG GTGCGACTTCTGGTATTGGAGCTGAAACAGCTAGAGTGTTAGCAAAGAGAGGAGTGAGGGTTGTGATTGGTGCCAGGGACTTGAGAAAGGCCAAGGAAGTGAGAGAGAAAATCCAAAAGGAGAGTCCTCATGCTGAGGTTATTCTGTTGGAGATTGATCTTAGCTCTTTTGCTTCTGTACAGAGATTTTGTTCAGAGTTTTTAGCTTTGGAACTGCCCCTTAATATTCTCAT AAACAATGCAGGAATGTACTCTCAAAACTTGGAGTTCTCCGAAGAGAAAATTGAAATGACATTTGCTACAAATTACTTAG GACATTTTTTGCTAACGAAAATGCTACTAGAGAAAATAATAGATACAGCAAAGAAGACAGGCATTCAAGGAAGAATTATAAACGTTTCTTCTGTGATTCATAGCTGGGTGAAAagatcttgtttttctttcaacGACATGCTCTGtggaaaaaa TTACAATGGCACACGCGCATATGCTCAGTCAAAATTGGCCACAATTCTGCATGTGAAGGAGGTAGCCAGACAGCTGAAG GAAAGGAATGCAAATGTAACTATTAATGCAGTGCATCCAGGCATTGTGAAGACGGGAATTATTAGAGCACATAAGGGCTTAATAACGG ATTCCCTTTTTTTCATTGCGTCGAAGCTACTGAAATCGATATCACAG GGTGCATCAACGACGTGTTATGTTGCTCTAAGCGGACAAACAGATGGAATGAGTGGGAAATATTTTACAGATTGTAACGAGAGTAACTGCTCAAGTCTAGCAAATGACGAATCAGAAGCCAGAAAGCTATGGAACGACACCCATGCCTTGCTTCACAAACGGCTACGTCAAGCAACAAATTGA